The following are encoded together in the Vigna angularis cultivar LongXiaoDou No.4 chromosome 9, ASM1680809v1, whole genome shotgun sequence genome:
- the LOC108347128 gene encoding cytochrome P450 81E8 has protein sequence MALLYFALVILFFLFSLKLLFQTRRFRNLPPGPISYPIIGNLFQLKQPFHRTFTQMSQKYGPVFSLWFGSRLVVVVCSQSAVQECFTKNDIVLANRPHFLFGKYISYNNSTILHSSYGDHWRHLRRILSLEVVSTNRLNSFYEVRRDEIMRLVQKLANLSSNHFTKVDLKAMFMETSFNTMMRIVSGKRLFGDDCDVNDVEKAKEFKQIIKELVILAGVNNRGDFLPLVRWFDFDNLERKLKGIGKRTDAFLQELIEEHRNGNNNGNTMIDHLLALQRSQPEQYTDQIIKGLSLSLLLAGTDTSALTLEWTMANLLNHPEVIKKAKKEIDTHVGSDRLVEESDMSKLPYIQCIVYETLRLHPAAPIWSPHLSSEDCIVGNYNLPKDTIVLVNAWAAHMDPKMWSDPTHFKPERFENENEVNRLLSFGLGRRACPGSNLAQRTVGLSIALLLQCFEWKRIGKEEIDMSEANGITISRKNPLEAMCQLHQSLAVKDMY, from the exons ATGGCTCTGTTGTATTTCGCTTTGGTCATTctgttctttctcttttctcttaagCTCTTGTTCCAAACAAGAAGATTTAGAAACCTTCCTCCAGGGCCAATTTCTTACCCTATAATCGGAAACCTCTTCCAACTCAAACAGCCTTTCCATCGCACATTCACTCAAATGTCGCAAAAATACGGCCCAGTCTTCTCTCTCTGGTTCGGCTCCCGACTCGTTGTCGTCGTTTGTTCACAATCCGCGGTGCAAGAATGCTTCACCAAAAACGACATCGTGTTGGCGAACCGACCTCACTTTCTGTTTGGCAAATACATAAGCTACAATAACAGCACCATCCTTCACTCCTCCTACGGCGACCACTGGCGCCACCTCCGTCGCATCTTGTCGCTGGAGGTTGTCTCAACGAACCGTTTAAACTCCTTCTACGAGGTCCGAAGGGACGAGATCATGAGGCTGGTGCAAAAGCTCGCTAACCTCTCATCAAACCACTTCACCAAAGTGGATCTAAAAGCCAT GTTTATGGAGACCTCATTTAATACTATGATGAGAATTGTGTCTGGGAAAAGACTCTTTGGTGATGACTGTGATGTGAACGATGTCGAGAAAGCAAAAGAATtcaaacaaatcatcaaagagtTGGTGATATTAGCAGGAGTCAATAACCGTGGAGACTTTTTGCCTTTAGTGAGatggtttgattttgataatttgGAGAGGAAACTCAAAGGGATTGGTAAGAGAACCGATGCATTCTTACAAGAACTCATCGAAGAGCATCGTAATGGAAATAACAATGGAAATACTATGATAGATCATCTCCTTGCTTTACAACGATCACAACCTGAACAATACACAGACCAAATCATCAAAGGACTTTCTCTG AGCTTGCTACTTGCTGGAACAGATACATCAGCTTTAACTTTAGAATGGACAATGGCTAATTTATTGAACCATCCAGAAGTTATAAAGAAGGCAAAAAAGGAAATAGACACTCATGTAGGATCAGATCGTCTTGTAGAGGAATCTGACATGTCAAAACTCCCTTACATTCAATGCATTGTTTATGAGACACTTCGATTGCATCCTGCTGCTCCAATTTGGTCACCACATTTGTCTTCAGAAGATTGTATCGTAGGAAACTATAATCTCCCAAAAGACACAATTGTGTTGGTGAATGCCTGGGCTGCTCATATGGATCCAAAAATGTGGAGTGACCCAACACACTTTAAGCCTGAAAGGTTTGAGAACGAAAATGAAGTAAATAGGTTACTTTCATTTGGGTTAGGACGAAGGGCTTGCCCTGGATCAAACTTGGCTCAACGCACAGTTGGCTTATCCATAGCCTTACTACTTCAATGTTTTGAGTGGAAACGAATTGGCAAGGAAGAAATTGATATGTCTGAAGCAAATGGAATTACTATTTCAAGAAAAAATCCATTGGAAGCTATGTGTCAACTCCATCAATCACTAGCAGTTAAGGATATGTACTGA